CTTCGGTtctcggtttttattttgattcaATCAAACTGTATGGAAATTTCTTGAAAATTGATAATGGAATTTGAGACAGAACACTAGATTCCCCGATTTCCACTTTGAACCCTGCGCCACGCTTCGTTGCTAGCAATTAACTCATGCAGCAGCTGAGGCCAATCTTATGACCACAGAATCAATCTCCTGCGCTGGTCGACTAGAGTGCAATAATGTATGATAAATGATGACGGGAAAGGGAAAGACTTCTTCGTATTGAGCTTTATGTCTACCTTTCCGATTCCATGCAGTTCCTCTGCTCTCACATAACAAACTAGTTTGTTAACAGATAACAATATCGATGTAGAGATTGTGAGCTTCCAAAAGTTGAAATGGAAGATTTTTcgattatttttattatacccggtactcgaagagtaaatagggtatattgtatttgtgcgaataacggttgtatgtaaagcacagaaggaaacgtttccaaccccataaagtatatacatatattcttgatcagcatcaatagccgagtctatgtctctctgtctgtctgtccgtctgtccgtcttgtttgtcggctagttctctgagactataagagctagagccaccaaattttggctccagactgctgtatgctcacactgaaaccagtgtatttaaaaaatgagccacgccccttccgcctccgcaaaagggcgaaaacctcccaaatctacaattttgaagatagcataAAACTAAAAGGCCATCCATGTACTCTAAGGACTCGAAACTGAAAATGACTTGTTTTCAACATAAGTTACCACTACCGTTCTTCTTTAAcgtttttatatgtatatattccaGATATAATTTTTGAAGCTGGCTTCAATATAGCAACAACCGCACCGGTTGGGGGATCATCAGACGTcggctctgcagcagcaacagcgggaTGTTCggtcgccgccgctgcagaTAGCAACATATTATCTCCAAAGTCTACCTCAAGTTGCTCGACATCGTGTGGCAAGAGTATAGGTCGCACTGCGTCTCCAAGCATAAATGACTTTAGTTTGAGTGCTTCAAGCAGCATTCCCACCACAGTTTTCAAGTGCAATTTGTGCGAGTACTTTGTGCAATCGAAGAAGGACGTGGCCAGCCACATTGAATCAGTGCACCCGGGGGCGGAGGGTGACGACTTCATGAGTATACCAACCAACACGGCAGCTCTGCAAGCCTTCCAaactgctgttgcagctgcagccttAGCGGCGGTCCAACAACGCTGCAGTGCCATCCACATGCCTAGAGAAGCAGATACGGATATGGATCCTTGCATAAGCGACTGCCCCATAGACATTAAGCGTGAGCGTCTCGAAGTGGATGACGATCCAATGACGGGTATAGAGgacaaaaaatcaacagccAGTCTAAATGAGGAGGCGCCAAAATCGTcggcaacaaatacaacaccTACAGCACCAACGGGTGTGCAGTGTCCCCTCTGTCTAGAAAATGGTTTCCGAGAGAAGAAATTGCTTGAGACCCATTTAACGGGCGTGCATAGCGTCACCAAAGATGGCCTCTCCAGGCTCTTGCAGCTGGTCGACAGTAAGGCCTGGAGTGTAGCCACTGATTTCCCATCTCTAACCGCAACTTCGAGTATTACATCCCATTGCACTTCCAAATTGGAAGACTGTGCGACAACCACGGGGAGTGTAAATACCGAAGACTGTGAGTCGAATAGGATCcctgctgccgcagcagccatcTCCACCGCAAGCTCAGCTGGAATGCAAGGACTCTCTTGCCAGCAGTGTGAGGCCATCTTCAAGCACGAGGAACAGCTGTTGCAGCATGCACAACAGACGCAACACTTTCCAGAGCAGAATGGAGAGTACATCTGCCTCGCGAGCAGTCACATCAGCCGTCCCTGCTTTATGAGCTTCAGCGCACTCTCGGCAATGATCACCCACTTTAAGGACTCTCACATGAGTCTAGTTATCTCGGAGCGCCACGTCTACAAATATCGTTGCAAGCAGTGTTCCCTAGCATTCAAAACACAGGAAAAACTTACCACACATATGCTCTATCACACAATGCGCGATGCCACAAAGTGCTCCCTGTGCCATCGCAACTTTCGTAGTACACAGGCCCTGCAGAAGCACATGGAGCAGACGCACTCCAACGATGGACCTGAAACTGGAGTTGCGGCTGGCAGTACCAGTACGAATAGTCCCggaccaccaacaccaacacaaagCTACTGCGAGATAGGCAAATTATCATCGGGGGAACGAGAGCCCCCCATGGCCAGTAACCCAGGTATGACAGCATTTACGAACAAAATCCAGGTAATATCGATCCTCATCGAGAGTTATATTTTTAGGGCCAAAATCGAATGACACCTCACGGCGTTCACTATCACCGCTGAGATTAGAGATGAAATACACTAAAGAGACGGCGCAACTGTCACCCTGCCCCAGTCCGCACAACCTTGACGCAATCcaaacccagcagcagcagcacgaacaTATGGCCACACTGACAGCGGCGTTgcttaagcagcagcagcagcagtgtcaCCCAGAGGCAGGCCTTCTGTCGGTAGATCCTTTATCGTTTTCCGCAGCCGACTTTGCTCAGCAGTTGCAGGTAGTGCCACCGCAATCTCAGCTTGGGGCTTTCGGAGTCGCTGGCATTAATCAGCAATCCTTGCAGGGCCTACAAAATCTACAAAATCTGcagcacatgcagcagcaatttaGTGCCGTTGCTGCCTCTTCGGGAATGCCAATTAACCCGGTGGACATGCTCAACCTTATGCAGTTCCATCATTTAATGTCTCTTAACTTCATGAATCTGGCCCCACCACTGATATTTGGCGCGAATACGGCCACCGGCAATAAAACTTCAACAGCCGGTGCCCAAAACAACGGCATGACCTCCTCTTCCTTATCAGCACCAGCTTCCCAAACCCCCGACATGCAGATTGGAAGCGGAGTATGTAACTTGACTGGAGAATCCTCCAACGCAAACAATCCCACGGCCCAGCATAGCGTCAATAGTAACTCTCAGGTGAGTGATTTTTTACTTGATACTGCACAACGAGAGTGCGGTTATTGGTTATTCGGTTTAAATCCTTATCTATTATCTACCAATAGAtgaacaacaaccaaaagcgAGCTCGCACACGCATCACAGACGATCAGTTAAAAATATTGCGGGCACATTTCGACATAAATAACTCGCCCAGCGAGGAGAGCATTATGGAGATGTCGCAGAAGGCGAATCTGCCAATGAAGGTAGGTGCATGGGTGTTAATTGCCTCGAGTAGATCTGTTGTGACTAAGTGCCTTTGACATTACAGGTGGTCAAGCACTGGTTCCGAAACACACTGTTTAAAGAACGACAACGCAATAAGGACTCACCCTACAATTTCAATAACCCACCGTCAACTACCCTAAACTTGGAGGAGTACGAGCGCACAGGCCAGACCAAGGTAACACCCTTAAATGATATTGTCAGTTCAGCGACGCCCGCAACCATACCCACGTCGTCAGCGGTTTTGTCGGCTCCATCCGGAAACGCAAACTCTAAGGAGAACACAAATGCCACGGTGTCGGCACCTGCAATCTTGCCTGCTCCTGTCTCTGGTTCCGCATCCCGCCCAGCGTCAACCAACTCAAGTGGCAATATATCCGATTATTTAAGCAGCAATTTGTGTTTTGGACAGCAAGAGAGCAAAGAACAGAGCCAGCCGTGTCCCGTGgaagtgcaaataaaatcgGAGCCGCAGGACGAGACGATTGTGTCCAGTGAACTTGCATTTCTcagaaagcaacagcagcaacagcaaggctttcatttttttaagcatcaacagcagcagcaaggtgATCCTCCGGAGCAGTCCCAGCTTCAAGATCCTGACACCCTACAAGATCAATCGCTTCTCGGAGGCGCATCGCTTGCAGTTCATTGccacaaccagcagcaactgcaacagcaacagcaggcacaAACGAATAGCTGCGAAACCAAATCAGAGAGCGGAAGTTCTGATGTAATGTCGCGTCCACCAACTCCAAATAGTGTGGCTGCAAGCAATTTGTATGGCAGCATGAATGACTTGCTGAGCCATCAGCTAGAAAACATGGGGAGCAACATGGGTCCTcccaaaaaaatgcaaattgctggcaaGACATTCGACAAAGGCACGGCCCCCGTGTCCAGCTCGGCAACAGCATGCAATCAGTTTGAGAGTAATTCCTCTAGCTCGTCGAATTCATCGTCGACGTCGGGAGGTAAACGGGCAAACAGAACACGTTTCACGGACTATCAAATTAAGGTATTGCAGGAGTTCTTTGAGAACAATTCATATCCAAAGGACAGTGATCTAGAGTATTTAAGCAAACTGCTGCTCTTGTCACCCCGTGTCATAGTGGTGTGGTTTCAGAATGCCAGACAGAAGCAACGCAAGATTTACGAAAATCAGCCAAATAATTCACTTTTCGAGAATGAAGAGACGAAGAAGCAGAACATTAACTATGCGTGCAAGAAGTGTAGCCTGGTGTTCCAGCGCTACTACGAGCTAATACGTCACCAGAAGAATCACTGCTTCAaagaggaaaacaacaaaaagtcgGCCAAAGCCCAGATTGCTGCTGCGCAAATTGCCCAAAATCTAAGTTCGGAAGACTCGAACTCTTCCCTGGATATACATCATGCTGGCATCTGTCCTCCGGGTCCTATGGGGCCGCTGGGTTCACAGATAATTTCTGCCGCCCCTGTGTCTATCGTAACCCCATCTACACACGCAGGGTCCCAGCCTTTTGGTGCTTCGCCCTCGCCACAGCATATATTTAGCAAGTCGTCATCACTCACCGACTTTAGCCCATCCACGACTCCAACGCCTCCGCAGCGGGAACGAAGCAATAGTTTGGACCAGCCGCATCGAACCGCATCAAAGTTTGACTGCGACAAATGTGACATGCAGTTCATCCATCTGGAGCTATTGCGTGAACACCAAATGATGCATCTGATGAATCCAACAGCACTCTTGGCCGCTGCCGGTCAACACCCCAATCCAGACGCGAGCTATGGTCCATTCGGTAGCATACTGCAAAGTCTGCACAATGCAGCggcccatcagcagcagcatcaacagcctccaacaaaaaagcgaaaatacTCGGATAGCTCTTCCAACGCAGATGATGTAACGTCCGTGGGGGAGATGGAGACCCCACAAAAGAAATATGAATTCCTATatcaatattttatgcagCATGAAACGAACTCCGAGCTCAAACAGCAGTTCCTaatgcagcaccagcaacagcagcagcagcagaaaggaaaTGAAACGGATTTTGAATTGGAGTTTTTAACTAATTTCTATCAACAGAGCGAGCTGAAGAATGTCAGCAACTATGACTTCTTGCTACAATATTATCGCAAAAGTGAAGAAATATCCTTGAACACAAAGTCGCCACAGCAGACATTCAGCTCCAGCAAAAAGCCAACGATTGAGTTCCTGTTGCAGTACTATCAGCTTAATGAGTCGAAAAAGTTTTTTCAGTTAGTTGCCTCGCCCCAAACGATGCCTGATGGTCAAGGGTACCAACCGTCGTCGCAGTTGCCGAACGCGACGGCGGATGAAACCATGAATGTTATCGGCGAACCAGAAGAGGGACAGAAATTACAAGACCAGTCACAGAATAATCAAGAGCACTCTAACGTCGGGAGAAAACGTCTTGGAAAAGCCGACTTGGCCGGCGACGACAAGAAAGAACAGGAAAAGTTGAATAATAACAGCATTACAATCAACTCGAGTTCATCTGAATCAGCTCAGTTCACACCAGTTAGAGTTGAAGCATGCGAGACgcaatcaattgaaatcaGAGACCATCAGCAACCGGCAGTGACACCCACTTTAATGTCGATCACTGAGGATGAAAAATCTTTATTTGGCAGGTcaccacaaaaaaacgatAAAGAGAAGTCGCAGTTTTTTCAAAACCTTGAGGACTTTTTGGATGCCACAATGATTGAAAACAACTCTCAAACTCTAACTTTTAACGATGACGACACTGCTAGGCAGAAAGATGATGCTAAAATCTCCTCAAACCATAAGGTccatgaaaatgtaaattcaGTGTCTCCGGTCAATGCCCCATCTAAGCAGAACAAGCGCCTACGCACGACAATACTTCCCGAGCAATTGAACTTTTTGTACGAATGCTATCAATCCGAGTCGAATCCCAGCCGAAAAATGCTTGAGGAGATATCCAAGAAAGTAAACCTGAAGAAACGTGTGGTACAGGTAAGCTAACAATTATTAACAATAGTTGTACAAAGTACATTAAATGCATAAGACAACTGCAATTAACAAGCCAAATAACACCAACTGTGGTGAATACAGTAATAGCAACTAAGTTGCTTTACTATTTTTTGAGATAAATAttgatgtacatttatttgtatcatTATCGACAGAggtttttacatatgtatattaaatcGTTCGGAAGATAAGATATTGTAGGATTATACTACAGATCCAGTTTAAAACTGTTTCTTATGGGCTACAGTTTCTTCTTGTTCCCATTGAGCACCATCCTTTTTAAGATTTTTATTACGATCTTCCCTTTTTGGTATcaaattattgatttatttcttatatttctttatgctttcttttaattttgttatttagTGATGAGACAACAATTGAAAACGTGAGATGAATTACCAAATGAGTATCcagtaaataaaaacaaaaaatgtaaatcgTATTCGAGGGACatcatacaaaaatgtattgaTAAGACACTGGTCTTTCGAACCTGCAGTTTGTTGAACTTGGCTCGAAGAAAAGGCAATAAaggtaatttaattaatgtgaGAAGTGTTTGCCGCTATGTATTAACTGAAAGCAAAGGACCGTACAATTTTCATTAAGTCGTCTATATCAAATCAGC
This sequence is a window from Drosophila subobscura isolate 14011-0131.10 chromosome dot, UCBerk_Dsub_1.0, whole genome shotgun sequence. Protein-coding genes within it:
- the LOC117902914 gene encoding zinc finger protein 2 isoform X3, whose translation is MSSSDVETFKGKIVYNIDGSAYIIDADNANGCESVSVSLQSSDASTSTLVKRPPKTKDRRPEKEEDQQPQEQKHKQEEDQDDADAEAEADAGGAPAGGFGYKSSPKIHSFRVVSAQDANTTCPDPNGALNIQKPILMCFICKLSFGNVKSFSLHANTEHRLNLEELEQQLLNREYSSAIIQRNMDEKPQISFLQPLDINATCAVEKLILATDAHCTPLASESEVSHDLYEHENDRGQEKGVAQEKEQDSEHNQDQDQDQDRDRDQDQDHANRKRMAAPSANLASSSTKVAAKSVTVKFGSLNSATAKTNNLSKVSSSSSPAYASATVVEGEVPLPSTDNISKNKSTNCRQGIEPPTTSYGYLNDAKSQSPTASVCTSPQPNESDTAGADFLQLQQVAAAVSIFPPEVSSFHASLAALAANEPNANRVKLLTEFLQQQLQQQQQQQQQQQSSLFPSLCPDHPDFKGVDCKTCELIDIQQRVKSPPPSHQNQHQHLSLAQSQSQPQPHRSPNSNSGGLAISPSSSSVASVGNASGAASSFTIGACSEHINGRPQGIDCARCEMLLNSARLNSGVQMSTRNSCKTLKCPQCNWHYKYQETLEIHMREKHPDGESACGYCLAGQQHPRLARGESYSCGYKPYRCEICNYSTTTKGNLSIHMQSDKHLNNMQELNSSQNMVAAAAAAAASGKLLLSSSSTQASAASQQTVLGSSASASTAVISNSVGGNSAMGATPTPGCTGVAVASGCGSVKPKPSFRCDICSYETSVARNLRIHMTSEKHTHNMAVLQNNIKHIQAFNFLQQQQQQQQGAGGSTSGSSASGSFMPEVALADLAYNQALMIQLLHQQQQQQPSNAKMSPTSSSPVSSTDQFSFSPKAMKHGHGMGMGLGMPMGIGHSNEASGESGSDAHPLAKPDMWPTALYSCLICDSFSTNNLDDLNQHLLVDRSRQSSSASADIMVIHNNNYICRLCNYKTNLKANFQLHSKTDKHLQKLNFINHIREGGARNEYKLQYQPQLTANVVQLMCNCCDFHTNSIQKLSMHTQQMRHDTMRMIFQHLLYITQQSRMHKESPSCTVSDDALCPCPDEDQQSITTIEKVLICQLCSYAAKNLYEMVQHVKGIRHMQVEQFICLQRRSENQEMPGLNEVYKVTERIRGSEDIIFEAGFNIATTAPVGGSSDVGSAAATAGCSVAAAADSNILSPKSTSSCSTSCGKSIGRTASPSINDFSLSASSSIPTTVFKCNLCEYFVQSKKDVASHIESVHPGAEGDDFMSIPTNTAALQAFQTAVAAAALAAVQQRCSAIHMPREADTDMDPCISDCPIDIKRERLEVDDDPMTGIEDKKSTASLNEEAPKSSATNTTPTAPTGVQCPLCLENGFREKKLLETHLTGVHSVTKDGLSRLLQLVDSKAWSVATDFPSLTATSSITSHCTSKLEDCATTTGSVNTEDCESNRIPAAAAAISTASSAGMQGLSCQQCEAIFKHEEQLLQHAQQTQHFPEQNGEYICLASSHISRPCFMSFSALSAMITHFKDSHMSLVISERHVYKYRCKQCSLAFKTQEKLTTHMLYHTMRDATKCSLCHRNFRSTQALQKHMEQTHSNDGPETGVAAGSTSTNSPGPPTPTQSYCEIGKLSSGEREPPMASNPGPKSNDTSRRSLSPLRLEMKYTKETAQLSPCPSPHNLDAIQTQQQQHEHMATLTAALLKQQQQQCHPEAGLLSVDPLSFSAADFAQQLQGLQNLQNLQHMQQQFSAVAASSGMPINPVDMLNLMQFHHLMSLNFMNLAPPLIFGANTATGNKTSTAGAQNNGMTSSSLSAPASQTPDMQIGSGVCNLTGESSNANNPTAQHSVNSNSQMNNNQKRARTRITDDQLKILRAHFDINNSPSEESIMEMSQKANLPMKVVKHWFRNTLFKERQRNKDSPYNFNNPPSTTLNLEEYERTGQTKVTPLNDIVSSATPATIPTSSAVLSAPSGNANSKENTNATVSAPAILPAPVSGSASRPASTNSSGNISDYLSSNLCFGQQESKEQSQPCPVEVQIKSEPQDETIVSSELAFLRKQQQQQQGFHFFKHQQQQQGDPPEQSQLQDPDTLQDQSLLGGASLAVHCHNQQQLQQQQQAQTNSCETKSESGSSDVMSRPPTPNSVAASNLYGSMNDLLSHQLENMGSNMGPPKKMQIAGKTFDKGTAPVSSSATACNQFESNSSSSSNSSSTSGGKRANRTRFTDYQIKVLQEFFENNSYPKDSDLEYLSKLLLLSPRVIVVWFQNARQKQRKIYENQPNNSLFENEETKKQNINYACKKCSLVFQRYYELIRHQKNHCFKEENNKKSAKAQIAAAQIAQNLSSEDSNSSLDIHHAGICPPGPMGPLGSQIISAAPVSIVTPSTHAGSQPFGASPSPQHIFSKSSSLTDFSPSTTPTPPQRERSNSLDQPHRTASKFDCDKCDMQFIHLELLREHQMMHLMNPTALLAAAGQHPNPDASYGPFGSILQSLHNAAAHQQQHQQPPTKKRKYSDSSSNADDVTSVGEMETPQKKYEFLYQYFMQHETNSELKQQFLMQHQQQQQQQKGNETDFELEFLTNFYQQSELKNVSNYDFLLQYYRKSEEISLNTKSPQQTFSSSKKPTIEFLLQYYQLNESKKFFQLVASPQTMPDGQGYQPSSQLPNATADETMNVIGEPEEGQKLQDQSQNNQEHSNVGRKRLGKADLAGDDKKEQEKLNNNSITINSSSSESAQFTPVRVEACETQSIEIRDHQQPAVTPTLMSITEDEKSLFGRSPQKNDKEKSQFFQNLEDFLDATMIENNSQTLTFNDDDTARQKDDAKISSNHKVHENVNSVSPVNAPSKQNKRLRTTILPEQLNFLYECYQSESNPSRKMLEEISKKVNLKKRVVQVWFQNSRAKDKKSRNQRHYSHISDDNSYDGSSGKEVGNDMKGKCVSVVQDHDMDLQDCQLCQVTQVNMQKHAFSVEHICKMKELLEQTTELYANSNGSGSDDNDSDREKRFYNLSKAFLLQHVVSNAASISTQRHAPGAGTGPDTDVLPEKNCLLNFDAASCESKGHIKHHSASDVGSKDVQNVGGNQDLMQQLFNRNHITGKKGYDDIITETLLLLI